In Burkholderia sp. WP9, a genomic segment contains:
- a CDS encoding GspH/FimT family pseudopilin, with product MAGTIRLSACKSCVDTPCTASLPRAACARARLHRVSCSRDASARAGRQRAAGFTLLEMLVVLVIAGLLVSLTALTVTRNPRTDLNEEAQRLALLFESAGDEAQVRARPIAWQPVEGGFRFDLRTEDGWRPLRDDLLGPRRWEGGVTGVSIDYPGSDTQPSRIVFGTEAIDVPVRITLFSAAGSATIVGTGNGRYEVH from the coding sequence GTGGCCGGCACTATACGATTGTCCGCTTGCAAGTCCTGCGTGGACACTCCGTGTACGGCTTCGTTGCCGCGCGCGGCGTGTGCCCGCGCGCGCCTTCATCGCGTGTCGTGCTCACGTGACGCGAGCGCGCGCGCCGGCCGGCAACGCGCGGCGGGTTTCACGCTGCTGGAAATGCTGGTGGTGCTGGTGATTGCGGGCCTGCTGGTGTCCTTGACCGCGTTGACGGTCACGCGCAATCCACGCACCGATCTGAACGAGGAAGCGCAGCGTCTCGCGCTGCTGTTCGAATCGGCCGGCGACGAAGCGCAGGTGCGCGCGCGGCCGATTGCCTGGCAACCGGTTGAAGGCGGCTTCCGTTTCGACCTGCGCACCGAAGACGGCTGGCGTCCGTTGCGTGACGATCTGCTTGGGCCGCGTCGCTGGGAAGGCGGCGTAACGGGCGTGAGCATCGACTATCCGGGTTCGGATACGCAGCCGAGCCGAATTGTGTTCGGTACCGAGGCGATCGACGTGCCCGTGCGGATCACGCTGTTTTCGGCGGCCGGGAGCGCGACGATCGTCGGCACCGGCAATGGCCGCTACGAGGTGCACTGA
- the gspG gene encoding type II secretion system major pseudopilin GspG, which translates to MQLSTTRRHEIAGPRSRRQRGFTLIEIMVVIAILGILAALIVPKIMSRPDEARRVAAKQDIGTVMQALKLYRLDNGRYPTQEQGLRALIEKPSTDPVPNNWKDGGYLERLPNDPWGNAYQYLNPGVHGEIDVFSYGADGKAGGEGNDADVGSWQ; encoded by the coding sequence ATGCAACTGTCGACCACTCGCCGTCATGAAATCGCGGGTCCGCGCAGCCGACGTCAGCGCGGTTTTACGCTGATCGAAATCATGGTCGTGATCGCGATTCTGGGCATTCTGGCCGCGTTGATCGTGCCAAAAATCATGAGCCGTCCCGACGAGGCGCGGCGTGTGGCCGCCAAGCAGGACATCGGAACGGTCATGCAGGCGCTCAAGCTCTATCGTCTCGACAACGGCCGTTATCCGACGCAGGAGCAAGGTCTGCGCGCGCTGATCGAAAAGCCGAGCACGGACCCCGTGCCGAACAACTGGAAGGACGGCGGCTATCTCGAACGTCTGCCGAACGATCCGTGGGGCAATGCCTATCAATATCTGAATCCGGGTGTGCACGGCGAGATCGACGTGTTCAGCTATGGCGCGGACGGCAAGGCGGGCGGCGAAGGCAACGATGCCGACGTCGGCTCGTGGCAGTAG
- a CDS encoding type II secretion system protein N encodes MNAIQIRLLSLALFAVFCATLTYWVITLSTMSGAPLPAAAAHAQVSTDQAATLFGGQLTRSANQDVRLFGILALREGAAAIVSVGGEPPHAVSLGSALMQGAKLSEVRARSIIIDRNGAHSEVFLPANPAGPTIYVR; translated from the coding sequence ATGAACGCCATCCAAATCCGCCTTCTGTCGCTCGCGCTGTTCGCCGTGTTCTGCGCGACGCTGACCTATTGGGTCATCACGCTCAGCACGATGTCCGGTGCGCCGTTGCCCGCAGCGGCTGCGCATGCGCAGGTCTCGACCGACCAGGCCGCCACGCTGTTCGGCGGCCAGCTCACGCGCAGCGCCAACCAGGACGTGCGACTGTTCGGCATCCTCGCGTTGCGGGAAGGCGCCGCGGCTATCGTCAGCGTCGGCGGCGAACCGCCCCATGCGGTGTCGCTCGGCAGCGCGCTGATGCAAGGCGCCAAACTCTCCGAAGTCCGTGCCCGCTCGATCATCATCGACCGCAATGGCGCGCACTCCGAAGTGTTCCTGCCGGCCAACCCCGCAGGTCCGACGATCTACGTGCGCTAA
- the gspF gene encoding type II secretion system inner membrane protein GspF translates to MPAFRFEAIDAAGKAQKGVLDADSARGARTNLRSQGLTPLVVEPAATRTRGERSQRLSLGRRLSQREQAILTRQLASLLIAGLPLDEALAVLTEQSERDYIRELMASIRAEVLGGHSLANALTQHPKDFPEIYRALVAAGEHTGKLGLVLSRLADYIEQRNALKQKIVLAFTYPTIVTIIAFGIVTFLLSYVVPQVVNVFASTKQQLPFLTIMMMALSGFVRNWWWAMLIGVAVLSYLVRSILKQPGPRLAFDRWLLTAPLLGKLVRGYNTVRFASTLGILTAAGVPILRALQAAAETLSNNAMRENIDDAIVRVREGTSLSRALGNTKTFPPVLVHLIRSGEATGDVTTMLDRAADGEARELERRTMFLTSLLEPLLILAMGGVVLVIVLAVMLPIIELNNLVQ, encoded by the coding sequence ATGCCGGCATTTCGTTTCGAAGCGATCGATGCGGCGGGCAAGGCGCAAAAAGGCGTGCTCGACGCGGACAGCGCGCGCGGCGCGCGGACCAATCTGCGCTCGCAGGGACTGACGCCGCTCGTCGTCGAACCGGCCGCCACACGCACGCGTGGCGAGCGCAGTCAGCGGCTGTCGCTGGGGCGGCGTTTGTCGCAACGCGAGCAGGCAATCTTGACGCGCCAGCTCGCCAGTCTGCTGATTGCCGGCCTGCCGCTCGACGAAGCGCTCGCCGTGCTCACCGAGCAATCGGAACGCGACTACATTCGCGAACTGATGGCGTCGATCCGCGCGGAAGTGCTCGGCGGCCATTCGCTCGCCAATGCGCTGACGCAGCATCCGAAAGACTTTCCCGAGATTTACCGCGCGCTGGTCGCGGCCGGCGAACATACCGGCAAACTGGGTCTCGTGCTGTCGCGCCTCGCGGACTACATCGAGCAGCGCAACGCGCTGAAGCAGAAGATCGTGCTCGCGTTCACGTACCCGACCATCGTCACGATCATCGCTTTCGGCATCGTCACGTTTCTGTTGAGTTACGTGGTGCCGCAGGTGGTGAATGTGTTCGCCAGCACCAAGCAGCAACTGCCCTTCCTCACCATCATGATGATGGCGCTGTCCGGGTTCGTGCGGAACTGGTGGTGGGCGATGCTGATCGGCGTGGCCGTGCTGTCGTATCTGGTGCGCTCCATTCTCAAGCAGCCCGGCCCGCGCCTCGCTTTCGACCGCTGGCTGCTGACCGCCCCGCTGCTCGGCAAACTCGTGCGCGGCTACAACACTGTGCGCTTTGCCAGCACGCTCGGCATTCTCACGGCGGCCGGCGTGCCGATTCTGCGGGCGCTGCAAGCAGCAGCCGAAACGCTCAGCAACAACGCCATGCGCGAGAACATCGACGATGCGATCGTGCGCGTTCGCGAGGGCACGTCGTTATCGCGCGCGCTCGGCAATACGAAGACCTTTCCGCCCGTGCTGGTTCACCTGATCCGCTCGGGCGAAGCGACCGGCGACGTGACCACGATGCTCGACCGCGCGGCTGATGGCGAAGCGCGCGAACTCGAGCGCCGCACGATGTTCCTGACGAGTCTGCTGGAGCCGTTGCTGATTCTGGCGATGGGTGGCGTGGTGCTGGTGATCGTGCTGGCGGTGATGCTGCCGATCATCGAGTTGAACAACCTGGTGCAGTAA